In a genomic window of Streptomyces koelreuteriae:
- a CDS encoding WD40/YVTN/BNR-like repeat-containing protein, translating to MRRLGSTRRTGRTRRRATAAAVCAAALAALTAVPAQAHGPDDRAPHWELKDTGTPEVRFRGLAAVSRNTAWVAGTGGTVLRTTDGGASWRNVSPPGAGELQFRDVEAFDARRAVVLAIGEGEASRVYRTDDGGATWTESFRNTDPKAFYDCLAFFDSRHGLAMSDPVDGKFRILSTGDGGRTWKVLPNTGMPAAQEGEAGFAASGQCLVTSGPKDVWLATGGAARARVLHSADRGRTWTAADTALPAGDPARGVFALAFRDRAHGLAVGGDFRPDQPSPQATARTSDGGHTWRPAAAPPPAYRSGVAWLPHSRSAALAVGPTGTDLTSDGGRTWRTVDTGSYDTVDCVPRQGCWAAGEKGRVARLEH from the coding sequence ATGAGGCGCTTGGGGAGCACGCGACGGACGGGACGAACACGGCGCAGGGCGACCGCCGCGGCGGTGTGCGCGGCGGCACTGGCGGCCCTGACCGCCGTACCGGCGCAGGCGCACGGGCCGGACGACCGGGCGCCGCACTGGGAACTGAAGGACACCGGCACCCCGGAGGTACGGTTCCGCGGCCTCGCCGCCGTCAGCCGGAACACCGCCTGGGTCGCCGGCACCGGCGGCACCGTCCTGCGCACCACCGACGGCGGGGCGAGCTGGCGGAACGTCTCGCCCCCGGGTGCGGGGGAGTTGCAGTTCCGGGACGTCGAGGCGTTCGACGCGCGCCGGGCCGTGGTCCTGGCCATCGGCGAGGGCGAGGCGTCCCGGGTGTACCGGACCGACGACGGCGGGGCGACCTGGACGGAGTCCTTCCGCAACACCGACCCGAAGGCCTTCTACGACTGCCTCGCCTTCTTCGACTCCCGCCACGGCCTCGCCATGAGCGACCCGGTGGACGGGAAGTTCCGCATCCTGTCGACCGGCGACGGCGGCCGTACCTGGAAGGTGCTGCCGAACACGGGCATGCCGGCCGCGCAGGAGGGCGAGGCCGGGTTCGCGGCGAGCGGCCAGTGCTTGGTCACCTCCGGGCCGAAGGACGTCTGGCTCGCCACCGGCGGGGCCGCACGCGCGCGGGTGCTGCACTCCGCCGACCGGGGACGCACCTGGACGGCCGCCGACACGGCCCTCCCGGCGGGCGACCCGGCCCGCGGCGTCTTCGCGCTGGCCTTCCGCGACCGCGCCCACGGTCTCGCCGTCGGCGGTGACTTCCGCCCCGACCAGCCCTCCCCGCAGGCCACCGCGCGCACCTCCGACGGTGGCCACACCTGGCGGCCCGCCGCCGCACCCCCGCCCGCCTACCGTTCCGGCGTCGCCTGGCTCCCGCACAGCCGCTCCGCCGCTCTCGCCGTCGGCCCCACCGGCACCGACCTCACCTCCGACGGCGGCCGCACCTGGCGGACGGTCGACACCGGTTCCTACGACACCGTCGACTGCGTCCCGCGCCAAGGGTGCTGGGCCGCGGGTGAGAAGGGCCGGGTTGCCCGCCTGGAGCACTGA
- the ssgD gene encoding spore wall synthesis regulator SsgD → MSIVIEQPVEARLVAAAPRMPSIPATLHYDRRDPFAVRMTFPAPATLEGVEVCWTFSRELLAAGMKEAEGHGDVRVRPYGYDRTVLEFHAPEGTAVVHVRSSEIRRFLEATSELVPVGLEHLQLDLDHGLAELMRDA, encoded by the coding sequence TTGTCCATCGTCATCGAGCAGCCCGTGGAGGCCCGCCTCGTCGCCGCCGCGCCGCGTATGCCGAGCATTCCCGCGACGCTGCACTACGACCGACGTGATCCGTTCGCCGTCCGCATGACCTTCCCCGCCCCGGCCACGCTGGAGGGCGTCGAGGTCTGCTGGACCTTCTCCCGCGAGCTGCTCGCCGCAGGCATGAAGGAGGCCGAGGGACACGGCGACGTACGGGTGCGGCCGTACGGGTACGACCGCACCGTGCTGGAGTTCCACGCCCCCGAGGGCACCGCCGTCGTGCATGTCCGCTCCAGTGAGATACGCCGGTTCCTGGAGGCCACGAGCGAGCTCGTGCCGGTCGGTCTCGAGCACCTCCAGCTGGATCTGGACCACGGCCTGGCGGAGCTGATGCGCGACGCGTGA
- a CDS encoding GOLPH3/VPS74 family protein: MTDGPLSLPARLCLLAWDSACPPAADAGRLAGLVRAGALTELAQRGLLIDDDGIATPVDLDARAGDAVLDGLLELVHESCPHSWRTWVTLRARVTLDAVREQLVAGGYLRAEKKRVLGVFPSVDHALERVTAVEALREETRRILRGPSPVAKTSWRDAALVALAAAADLLPEQDVRAHERRVEELTERAGATAPGLRRIVREVLGAVAAEPGAPARA; this comes from the coding sequence GTGACCGACGGCCCGCTCTCGCTGCCGGCCCGGCTCTGCCTGCTGGCCTGGGACTCCGCGTGCCCGCCGGCCGCCGACGCCGGCCGCCTGGCCGGACTGGTGCGCGCCGGTGCCCTCACCGAACTGGCCCAGCGCGGTCTGCTCATCGACGACGACGGCATCGCCACGCCGGTCGACCTCGACGCGCGTGCCGGTGACGCGGTCCTCGACGGGCTGCTGGAACTGGTCCATGAGTCGTGCCCGCACTCCTGGCGGACGTGGGTGACACTGCGCGCCCGGGTGACCCTCGACGCCGTGCGGGAGCAGCTCGTGGCCGGGGGATATCTGCGGGCGGAGAAGAAGCGGGTCCTCGGCGTGTTCCCCTCCGTGGACCACGCACTGGAGCGGGTCACCGCGGTGGAGGCGCTACGGGAGGAGACGCGGCGGATCCTCCGGGGACCGTCGCCCGTCGCCAAGACCTCCTGGCGCGACGCGGCGCTCGTCGCCCTCGCCGCGGCGGCGGACCTGCTGCCCGAGCAGGACGTCCGCGCCCACGAGCGACGCGTCGAGGAGCTGACCGAGCGCGCCGGGGCAACGGCGCCAGGTCTGCGGAGGATCGTGCGCGAGGTGCTCGGGGCGGTGGCCGCGGAGCCGGGTGCGCCCGCCCGGGCCTGA
- a CDS encoding ABC-F family ATP-binding cassette domain-containing protein — MPISITAASLSFTWPDGSVVFEGLDAAFGPGRTGLVGVNGSGKSTLLKLIAGELAPADGAVRVAGEVGYLPQNVTLDTTLRVDQALGIAAQRAALHAIEAGDVAEAHFETLGDDWDVEERALATLGELGLGHVELDRTIGEVSGGESVLLRLAALLLRRPDVLLLDEPTNNLDLYARRRLYASVQSWPGVMVVVSHDRELLDLVDQIADLRSGEITWYGGNFSDYEEALAVEQEAAERMVRVAESDFRKQKRELADAQVKLARRKRYGQKMFEQKREPKIVMGARKRAAQESAGKHRIMHEEKLAEARERLDEAVEAVRDDDEIRVDLPYTAVPPGRTVLTLQDLGLRYGARVEGGFELRGPERVALIGRNGSGKTTLLRTITGELDPEAGDVRTHVPLRFLPQRLDVLDGELTVAENVARFAPDATNNRIRARLARFLFRGARADQKAATLSGGERFRAALAALMLAEPAPQLLMLDEPTNNLDMASVRQLTTALDSYEGALIVASHDLPFLESIGITRWLRLEDGELKEITPEAVGYSA; from the coding sequence ATGCCTATTTCCATCACTGCCGCCTCCCTCTCCTTCACCTGGCCCGACGGTTCCGTCGTCTTCGAGGGCCTCGACGCCGCGTTCGGCCCGGGCCGGACCGGCCTGGTCGGCGTCAACGGGTCGGGAAAGTCGACCCTGTTGAAGCTGATCGCCGGTGAGCTCGCACCGGCCGACGGCGCCGTCCGCGTCGCCGGCGAGGTCGGCTACCTCCCGCAGAACGTCACGCTCGACACCACCCTGCGCGTCGACCAGGCACTCGGCATCGCCGCACAGCGGGCCGCGCTGCACGCCATCGAGGCCGGCGACGTGGCCGAGGCGCACTTCGAGACCCTCGGCGACGACTGGGACGTCGAGGAGCGCGCCCTGGCCACCCTGGGCGAACTCGGCCTCGGGCACGTCGAGTTGGACCGCACCATCGGTGAGGTCTCGGGCGGCGAGTCGGTCCTGCTGCGGCTGGCCGCGCTGCTGCTGCGCCGGCCCGACGTACTGCTGCTGGACGAGCCGACCAACAACCTCGACCTGTACGCGCGCAGGCGGCTGTACGCGTCCGTCCAGTCCTGGCCGGGCGTGATGGTCGTCGTCAGCCACGACCGTGAACTCCTGGACCTCGTCGACCAGATCGCGGATCTGCGCTCCGGAGAGATCACCTGGTACGGGGGCAACTTCTCCGACTACGAGGAGGCCCTCGCCGTGGAGCAGGAGGCGGCCGAGCGCATGGTGCGCGTCGCCGAGTCCGACTTCCGCAAGCAGAAGCGCGAACTGGCCGACGCCCAGGTGAAGCTGGCCCGCCGCAAGCGGTACGGGCAGAAGATGTTCGAGCAGAAGCGTGAGCCGAAGATCGTCATGGGGGCGCGCAAGCGCGCGGCGCAGGAGTCCGCGGGCAAGCACCGCATCATGCACGAGGAGAAGCTGGCCGAGGCCAGGGAGCGGCTCGACGAGGCGGTGGAGGCCGTACGGGACGACGACGAGATCCGTGTCGACCTGCCCTACACGGCCGTACCGCCGGGGCGTACCGTCCTCACCCTCCAGGATCTGGGGCTGCGGTACGGGGCCCGGGTGGAGGGCGGCTTCGAGCTGCGCGGTCCCGAGCGGGTCGCGCTGATCGGGCGCAACGGCTCGGGCAAGACCACGCTGCTGCGCACGATCACCGGTGAGCTGGATCCGGAGGCGGGGGACGTACGGACGCATGTGCCGTTGCGGTTCCTGCCGCAGCGGCTCGATGTGCTCGACGGGGAGCTGACCGTCGCCGAGAACGTGGCCCGGTTCGCGCCGGACGCCACCAACAACCGGATCCGGGCGCGGCTGGCCCGCTTCCTGTTCCGGGGCGCCCGCGCCGACCAGAAGGCGGCGACGCTGTCCGGCGGCGAACGCTTCCGGGCGGCGCTGGCCGCGCTGATGCTGGCGGAGCCCGCGCCGCAGCTGCTCATGCTCGACGAGCCGACCAACAACCTCGACATGGCGAGCGTGCGGCAGCTCACCACGGCCCTGGACTCCTACGAGGGGGCGCTGATCGTGGCCAGTCACGACCTGCCGTTCCTGGAGTCGATCGGCATCACGCGCTGGCTGCGACTGGAGGACGGAGAGCTGAAGGAAATCACGCCAGAGGCTGTCGGGTATTCCGCCTAG